Proteins encoded in a region of the Pelobates fuscus isolate aPelFus1 chromosome 11, aPelFus1.pri, whole genome shotgun sequence genome:
- the LOC134577595 gene encoding nicotinamide N-methyltransferase-like isoform X2 yields MDTQFSGPEIYQQEFNSKDYYDSYYSSNQGALLGEWTDFVLRNFHQIFSSGNVKGNTLIDIGAGPTIYHLLSACEVFTNIITSDFLEQNLTELKKWLTKDSNMLDWTPCVKFVCDLEGKSVNLAEKEEKLRKTVQQVLKCDVLKKNPFEPLVLPPADCLISCLCLEAPCKDVASYCNTLKSLKDLLKPGGHVIIQSALNTSFYYVGGKKFYCLSITKEEIEKAFVEAGYEIVNLEVKQREDKSRLDVSDYDSYYCVHARKPCSV; encoded by the exons ATGGATACACAATTCTCTGGACCAGAGATTTACCAACAGGAATTTAATTCAAAAGATTATTATGATTCATACTATTCATCAAACCAAGGAGCATTGCTCGGAGAATGGACAGATTTTGTATTAAGGAACTTCCATCAAATCTTCTCTTCAG gaaatgttaaaggaaaCACACTGATTGATATTGGTGCAGGACCAACAATATATCACTTGTTGTCAGCTTGTGAAGTCTTTACTAACATTATCACTTCCGACTTCCTGGAGCAAAATCTCACCGAACTAAAGAAATGGCTGACGAAGGACTCTAATATGTTGGACTGGACCCCATGTGTGAAATTTGTTTGCGATCTAGAAGGAAAAAG TGTTAATTTGGCAGAAAAGGAAGAGAAACTTCGCAAAACTGTGCAGCAAGTTTTGAAATGTGACGTACTGAAGAAGAATCCATTTGAGCCACTTGTTCTTCCACCAGCTGATTGTCTAATAAGTTGTCTCTGCTTAGAGGCTCCATGTAAGGACGTGGCTTCCTATTGTAACACCCTGAAAAGCCTTAAGGACTTGCTCAAACCAGGAGGCCATGTCATAATTCAGAGTGCACTAAATACTTCGTTTTATTATGTTGGGGGAAAAAAGTTTTATTGCTTGAGTATAACAAAGGAAGAAATTGAGAAGGCTTTTGTAGAAGCTGGTTATGAAATTGTGAATTTAGAAGTGAAGCAGCGTGAAGATAAGTCTAGGCTAGACGTCTCCGATTATGACAGCTACTACTGTGTTCATGCCCGTAAACCATGCAGTGTATAA
- the LOC134577599 gene encoding nicotinamide N-methyltransferase-like, which translates to MDTPFSGPEIFIKDFNSKDYYDSYYASDKGVMLGEWTNFALKNFHDIFSSGVVKGNTLIDIGAGPTIYHLLSACEVFPNIITSDFLEQNLAELKKWLTKESNMLNWTPCVKYVCDLEGKSVNLGEKEEKLRKSVKQVLKCDVLKKNPFEPLVLPPADCLISCFCLESACKDVASYCNTLKSLKDLLKPGGHIILQSALNGTFYYVGEKKYYCLSIAKEDIEKSFIEAGYEIVKLEVQQREDMSSLDISDYDSFYCIHARKP; encoded by the exons ATGGATACACCATTCTCTGGACCAGAGATTTTCATAAAGGATTTTAATTCAAAAGATTATTATGATTCATACTATGCTTCAGACAAAGGAGTAATGCTTGGTGAATGGACAAATTTTGCATTGAAGAATTTCCATGATATCTTCTCTTCAG GAGTTGTTAAAGGAAACACACTGATTGATATCGGTGCTGGACCAACAATCTATCACCTGCTGTCAGCTTGTGAAGTCTTTCCCAACATTATCACTTCCGACTTCCTGGAGCAAAATCTAGCCGAACTAAAGAAATGGCTGACGAAGGAATCTAATATGTTAAACTGGACCCCATGTGTAAAATATGTTTGTGATCTAGAAGGAAAAAG TGTTAATTTAGGGGAAAAGGAAGAAAAACTCCGCAAAAGTGTGAAGCAAGTTTTGAAATGTGACGTACTGAAGAAGAATCCATTTGAGCCACTTGTTCTGCCACCAGCTGATTGTCTAATAAGTTGTTTCTGCTTAGAGTCCGCATGTAAGGATGTGGCTTCCTATTGCAACACCCTGAAAAGTCTTAAGGACTTGCTCAAACCAGGAGGCCATATCATACTGCAGAGTGCACTAAATGGTACATTTTATTAtgttggggaaaaaaagtattattgCTTGAGTATAGCAAAGGAAGATATTGAGAAGTCTTTTATAGAAGCTGGTTATGAAATTGTGAAATTAGAAGTGCAACAGCGTGAGGATATGTCTAGTTTAGACATCTCTGATTACGACAGCTTCTACTGCATTCACGCCCGTAAGCCATGA